TGTCCACAGTGCTCAGCGAGATCCGTCGACGGCCACTGGCGCTCGTGGTCGCGGTCCTCCTCGCGGGGCCGGCCGTGCCGGTGGTGCCGGGACTCGGCGTCGAGCTGTTCGCTGCGAGTGCTGATCGGCCCGCCGCAGGCGAGACCGAGGCGGCGAATCCCACGGCAGGCGCGGATCTGGGTGGCGCGGGCGGGGCGGTCGTCGGCGTCGAGGGCGAGAGCGCACCCCCGGACGATGCCGCCGCCGAACCGCCCGAGGTCCTGCCCGAGGATGTCGAGTATCCGTGGGCGCTCCGGCTGACCACGGCCAACGGAGTGCCCTTCTGCGCGGGTGCCCTGGTGGCCCCGACCAGCGTGCTCACCGCCGCCACCTGCGTCTGGGGCGCGGACCCCGCCCGGCTGCGCGTCGTCGCGCCCGCCGACGCAGCCTCCGGCGACGACACCGAGCCGGGTCTACGAGTCGCCGAACTGTGGACGCATCCCGAGCACGTCCCGGCGACCGCAGACCACGACATCGCCCTGATCACTCTCGCGGAGCCGCTCGACCGGCCCGTGCTCCGGTTGGCGGGGACCGACGACGCCGCGCTGTACGAGCTCGGCGGCGCGGCCTTCCTGCTGCGCGGTGACGGGGCCGAGCAGGACGAGTCACGGCGCGGCGTGCTGAGCATCCAGTCCGCCGACGCGTGCTCCTCGGCCTACGACTTCTATGACCCGACGTGGATGCTCTGCGCCGCATCCGATCCCGGTGGCGTCGATCCCTGCCAGAGCGAGGTCGGCGGCCCGATCTTCGTCTTGGACGGCGACTCCGAGGCGGTGATCGGCCTTCTCCCCTCGGGTCGAGGCTGCGGCGCGGCGGGCCGACCCGGTG
The Actinoalloteichus fjordicus DNA segment above includes these coding regions:
- a CDS encoding S1 family peptidase, whose translation is MSTVLSEIRRRPLALVVAVLLAGPAVPVVPGLGVELFAASADRPAAGETEAANPTAGADLGGAGGAVVGVEGESAPPDDAAAEPPEVLPEDVEYPWALRLTTANGVPFCAGALVAPTSVLTAATCVWGADPARLRVVAPADAASGDDTEPGLRVAELWTHPEHVPATADHDIALITLAEPLDRPVLRLAGTDDAALYELGGAAFLLRGDGAEQDESRRGVLSIQSADACSSAYDFYDPTWMLCAASDPGGVDPCQSEVGGPIFVLDGDSEAVIGLLPSGRGCGAAGRPGAFPNVAAYADLLAEQLPAPEVVEPPQDVAAPDVAAPDVAAPDAAESDAADDAEASPAAAPAPPGPPAAPTESPAQAESAP